A single window of Salmo trutta unplaced genomic scaffold, fSalTru1.1, whole genome shotgun sequence DNA harbors:
- the LOC115186437 gene encoding uncharacterized protein K02A2.6-like, which produces MQGWPPVIEDDGLRPYAKRKTELSVQDGCILWGSRVVVPPPGRAQVMDEVHEAHPGASRMKSLARSYIWWSNMDQEVEDKVKSCSECQINQKMAPPAPLHLWEWPDHPWSRLHIDFAGPFMGHMFLVMVDAHSKWLEAHIMSNITATTTIEKLWQVFSTHGLPDSLVSDNATTFTCDLFQEFMRRNGIRHVRSAPFHPASNGLAERAVQTLKEGLKRMTGGTITTKLSRFLFQYRITPQTTTGQAPAVMLMGRRPKAHLDLLRPNIRARVERNPSQSATANPAERRELRQNEKKREGLLSPAEKWSQLQKGTHHRERME; this is translated from the exons ATGCAGGGTTGGCCTcctgtcatagaggatgatggactAAGACCTTATGCAAAGCGCAAAACTGAGCTGAGTGTGCAGGATGGCTGCATACTCTGGGGGTCCAGAGTGGTTGTTCCACCCCCTGGCCGTGCACAAGTCATGGATGAGGTCCATGAGGCTCACCCGGGTGCCTCCCGGATGAAAAGTTTAGCCAGATCTTACATCTGGTGGTCTAACATGGATCAGGAGGTAGAAGACAAAGTTAAATCATGTTCTGAGTGCCAGATCAACCAGAAGATGGCGCCGCCCGCGCCACTACATCTGTGGGAGTGGCCTGACCACCCATGGTCCAGGCTGCATATAGATTTTGCAGGCCCTTTCATGGGTCACATGTTCCTTGTCATGGTGGACGCACACTCCAAGTGGCTGGAGGCGCACATCATGAGCAACATCACAGCGACCACAACCATCGAAAAGCTTTGGCAGGTGTTTTCAACCCATGGTCTGCCGGACTCTCTGGTGTCCGACAACGCAACAACGTTTACCTGTGATTTGTTCCAAGAATTCATGCGGAGAAACGGGATCCGCCATGTCCGCAGCGCCCCGTTTCACCCGGCCTCAAACGGCTTAGCGGAGCGGGCTGTGCAGACACTGAAAGAGGGGCTCAAAAGGATGACTGGGGGAACCATCACTACTAAGCTCTCTCGGTTCTTGTTCCAGTACCGCATCacgccacaaacaacaacaggacaggctccagcggtgatgttaatgggcagaaggccaaaagctcacctggatctactgcgtccgaacatcagagcacgagtggaacggaa TCCCAGCCAGTCGGCGACAGCGAACCCAGCGGAGAGACGGGAGCTGCGGCAGAACGAAAAGAAGAGGGAGGGGCTCCTCAGCCCAGCAGAGAAGTGGTCTCAGCTTCAGAAAGGcacccaccacagagagagaatggagtgA